A genomic segment from Oncorhynchus keta strain PuntledgeMale-10-30-2019 chromosome 7, Oket_V2, whole genome shotgun sequence encodes:
- the LOC118371678 gene encoding signal transducing adapter molecule 2-like, with translation MPLFAQNPFDQDVEKATNETNTVEDWALIMDICDRVGQTPNGAKDCLRSVMKRVNHKVPHVAMQALTLLAACVNNSGRIFHLEICSREFATEVRTVLSRAHSKVCDKLKGMMVDWCDGFQKDPQLSLVSATIKSLREEGVVFPSSGSQGSSLKGTTPAVSKPSDDDDLAKAIELSLQEQKQYVETRPLTVTADPPFNTNGGGGSRDSRKLRALYDFEAAEDNELTFKTGELILVLDDSDPNWWKGENHRGVGLFPSNFVTTNLNAEPELVTYVEKTPAPEEPSIEANVEPEPVFIDEEKMDRALYLLQNTDPADAAPDCQELVQLEGACEQMNPMIDDKLEDIDRQHSELSELNVKVLEALELYNKLMNEAPFYTAYSKLQSQQQPQQQPQYAPASQVPIQGYPGQPGGSYMPPGMPQGPPAQQAYMGSDQPGPLHSLHPNVTSPNGQPAQLPYSVPYAPAGYPPQMGVAPQMDMSAYQNANLPPASYQMAAPSQQAPHQQQAYYQQPLL, from the exons AGCCAAGGACTGCTTGAGGTCTGTGATGAAGCGAGTCAACCACAAGGTCCCACACGTTGCCATGCAGGCCCTCACC TTGCTGGCTGCCTGTGTCAATAACAGTGGAAGAATATTTCACTTAGAAATCTGCTCGCGGGAGTTTGCCACTGAAGTCCGAACTGTGTTGAGCAGG GCCCACAGCAAGGTGTGTGACAAGCTGAAGGGGATGATGGTGGACTGGTGTGATGGGTTCCAGAAAGATCCACAGCTCAGTCTGGTCAGTGCCACCATCAAGTCTCTGAGAGAGGAAGGGGTCGTCTTCCCATCCTCTGGGTCACAG GGGTCCAGCCTAAAGGGCACCACTCCAGCTGTTAGTAAACCATCTGACGATGACGACCTGGCCAAAG CCATCGAGCTGTCCCTGCAGGAGCAGAAGCAGTATGTGGAGACGCGACCCCTCACCGTGACCGCCGACCCCCCCTTCAATACCAACGGGGGCGGGGGTAGCAGGGATTCCCGGAAGTTGCGGGCGCTCTACGACTTTGAGGCGGCCGAGGACAACGAGCTCACCTTCAAGACTGGAGAGCTCATCCTCGTCCTGGACGACAG TGACCCAAACTGGTGGAAAGGTGAGAACCACAGAGGAGTAGGTCTCTTCCCGTCCAACTTTGTCACGACCAACCTCAACGCTGAGCCTGAACTAG TAACTTATGTGGAGAAGACGCCAGCCCCGGAGGAGCCCAGCATAGAAGCCAACGTAGAGCCTGAGCCTGTCTTCATAGATGAG gaGAAGATGGACAGAGCGCTGTATTTGCTCCAGAACACAGACCCTGCTGATGCAGCACCTGACTGCCAAGAGCTGGTCCAACTGGAGG GTGCTTGTGAGCAGATGAATCCAATGATTGATGACAAGCTGGAAGACATTGACAG GCAACACTCTGAGCTGTCTGAGCTGAATGTGAAGGTGCTGGAGGCCTTGGAGCTCTATAACAAACTGATGAACGAGGCACCGTTCTACACAGCCTACTCCAAACTGCAGTCCCAGCAGCAACCGCAGCAGCAGCCCCAATACGCACCTGCCTCCCAAGTCCCCATTCAG ggttACCCAGGTCAGCCTGGTGGTTCCTACATGCCTCCGGGGATGCCCCAGGGCCCCCCAGCCCAGCAGGCCTACATGGGCTCTGACCAGCCCGGACCCCTCCACTCACTCCACCCTAACGTCACATCTCCCAACGGTCAGCCAGCACAGCTTCCTTACAG TGTACCATATGCACCTGCCGGATACCCTCCACAGATGGGTGTGGCCCCACAGATGGACATGTCGGCCTATCAGAACGCCAACCTGCCTCCAGCCTCCTATCAAATGGCTGCTCCATCGCAGCAGGCCCCACACCAGCAACAGGCCTACTATCAGCAGCCTCTCCTATAA